TCACGATGTGAGTGTGCTTGACTTGTTTGAGGTGTATCTAAACCGCAAAGCAAAAGTTGCGCTAAAGGTAAGGTGTGGAAATACTACGGGGATGGTTTTGTGCAATGATGGTTTTATCGTTCATGCGGAGTTTGATTTTCAACGTGGCGCTGATGCGCTGGCAGCAATTATCATAGGTCGCAATACTAAGATTGAGGCTGGTTCTGATAGCGTTGATGTTATTTTCCGACGAGCGGCAAAGCAGCTTTTGGCGGTGGGAGTGGAAGAGTTGCGCCAGGCGAGATCCTGTAGCTCGCCCTTGGAACTCGTCAATTTGTTTAAAGCGACCGAGGTTGTTGCGTCTAATGCGCTGGGTATCGATAAGCCGTCTAGGGTTTTTGCGGCAGATAAGCCGGGTAAATGCGCTATTGGCTTAGATAGAGGAACGAAAGACACCTCGCAGATAAGCAAAATTTGTCGTGAGTTAAGAGATTTTACGCTCGACGAGCTAGTTTTGCAGCCAGAGGCTGAGTCTTCTGAAAGATCGAAAGATCGCATAGAGGATTTTTCGTCCAGAGATCTAATACTGCAAACCGAAGCTTCGGCGCCGGAGCATTTTAAAACGCCAAAGGTAGACGAAGAAAAGCTCGAGAAGGTGCGCCATTTGGTGGCCATGGGCATTGAGCATTTTCGCGCTCGAAGTTTTAAGAATGCACAGAAAGCCTGGCAGCTAGCTTTAGAAATAGATCCAGACTGCAAAGAGGCAAAAAACAACCTTAAAATATTAGAATCTCTCCCCAAACCGAAAACTTGCTAGGGAGTTCGCAGTTTCATTTCCCTTTAGCCCCTTTTAAGCTGCGAACTCCCTCCTTTTACGCGATGGTAGTTGAAGATAAGAAGAAGATAGAACCCGTAGAGCATGTTGTCGGAAGTTTGAGTTATACCATTTACAAAAAGTAAAATATTTAACTTACTTTTTGGAAACGGTATAGAGGCTAAGAGTCGCTATGATCCTAGCCTCTAACGCGTTTTGTCTCAGTTGAAAAGCAAGCTAAGTTATTAATTTATCTAGCCATTTCGTAATGTCCATTGACGCTTCTATTTTAACGGCTAAAATAGAAGTATGATTGAAAGACAATTATTTAAATGGTTAGAGCTGCAAAGGGAGCGGCCGCAAATATGTCAGCTCTATGGTTTGCGCCAAACTGGAAAGACTACGCTTATGAGGGCGTTTCTGGAGCGCCTCGAAAATGCTCACCTTTATTCTTTGCAGGATTTGGTAGCTCTTCGCCGCTATGAGCGGGATCCAGAGAGCTGGGTATTTGAGGTGGAAGATTTGTTGCGCGCTTCCAAAGATAAGACGTTAAATATTCTCGTCGACGAGATTCAGAAGATCGCGGAACTATTTCAGGCTATACAGGGTTTGTATGACGAACATAAGGGGCGGATAAAATTTTGGATATGGGGATCGTCAGCGCGAGCTGTTAAGCGAAAAAGGGCGGAAACTCTAGCGGGGCGGATAGTTAGTAAAACTCTTTGGCCTTTGGCTCAGGCAGAAATTTTCT
The DNA window shown above is from Deltaproteobacteria bacterium and carries:
- a CDS encoding response regulator → MIYATVIKSTFGAPSSSSSSWRDLGRDNLIKHDFSGKTGATPINKKSELRILIVDGDRASLASLYQGLMATNESYHIGSSSSAEDALKILSRISIDVLVSSMRLSGMSGLELLRQVRKVSPKTRCILTTEIGENVIIDDESKSHLAALLQKPFSIEALVNYIEPNISFATDIDAKLHDVSVLDLFEVYLNRKAKVALKVRCGNTTGMVLCNDGFIVHAEFDFQRGADALAAIIIGRNTKIEAGSDSVDVIFRRAAKQLLAVGVEELRQARSCSSPLELVNLFKATEVVASNALGIDKPSRVFAADKPGKCAIGLDRGTKDTSQISKICRELRDFTLDELVLQPEAESSERSKDRIEDFSSRDLILQTEASAPEHFKTPKVDEEKLEKVRHLVAMGIEHFRARSFKNAQKAWQLALEIDPDCKEAKNNLKILESLPKPKTC